The Zingiber officinale cultivar Zhangliang chromosome 10A, Zo_v1.1, whole genome shotgun sequence genome contains a region encoding:
- the LOC122026766 gene encoding uncharacterized protein LOC122026766 encodes MMRKQEDDDFYSPIDLNHIFHDDDILNEWTIDNEPLVLEDDDLTWLDQALRVSDVEEHKTTPSVQSHSRKKDNVEKSTQLKGKEVLSRDDSEDGDESDDNDESDDSNDGNNQQTHSERHVHQSDQDDQHDTESADGNDNEHSIGSSRQHMSVEEHMKHLLLRGNQQIPLRDYYGSRSYTWESQDIGHGPIGYQLGGYEYYSSNQPRYDSFDRSSDYLPSYTSAVRHHESEGYFDNARDVIPDYSTSLGSNIGHHSCDRESSSGIGSSIGSGTGECAVCLSKFRPEERIRLLPDCLHVFHVDCVDAWHQSSANCPLYRECVTTLVPSMARRFDREVEGGAVHESRRKAELFVSRGDECAHDSLELSWRLSRTLPFQFQYHFTECRIHDV; translated from the exons ATGATGCGCAAACAAGAAGATGATGATTTTTACAGTCCGATAGACCTCAATCACATTTTTCATGATGATGACATCTTAAATGAATGGACAATAGATAATGAACCACTAGTTTTAGAAGATGATGATTTGACATGGTTAGATCAAGCACTTCGAGTATCAGATGTTGAAGAACACAAAACAACTCCAAGCGTTCAAAGTCATTCAAGAAAGAAGGATAACGTAGAAAAGTCAACACAAttgaaaggaaaagaagttttatcaAGAGATGATAGTGAAGATGGTGATGAAAGTGACGACAATGATGAAAGTGATGATTCAAATGATGGAAATAATCAACAAACTCATAGTGAACGTCATGTTCATCAAAGTGATCAAGATGATCAACATGACACAG AATCTGCCGATGGCAATGATAATGAACATTCGATTGGATCTTCACGACAGCATATGAGTGTTGAAGAACATATGAAACATTTGCTTTTGAGAGGGAACCAACAAATTCCACTAAGAGATTATTATGGATCAAGAAGTTATACTTGGGAGTCTCAAGATATTGGGCATGGTCCAATTGGATATCAATTAGGTGGATATGAATACTATAGTAGCAATCAACCCAGATATGATTCATTTGATAGATCATCTGATTATTTACCATCCTATACAAGTGCAGTTAGACATCATGAATCTGAGGGTTATTTTGATAATGCACGGGATGTAATTCCAGATTATTCAACGTCTCTTGGGAGTAATATTGGACACCATAGTTGCGATCGTGAATCATCAAGTGGTATTGGTAGTTCTATTGG CTCCGGCACCGGCGAGTGCGCCGTCTGCCTCAGCAAATTCCGACCGGAGGAGAGGATACGGCTACTGCCAGATTGCCTCCATGTCTTCCACGTAGATTGTGTCGACGCTTGGCACCAATCCAGCGCCAACTGCCCACTCTACAGGGAATGTGTCACCACTCTAGTTCCCTCGATGGCTCGCCGCTTCGATCGTGAAGTGGAAGGTGGAGCTGTTCATGAGTCGAGGAGGAAGGCGGAGCTGTTCGTGAGCAGGGGAGACGAGTGTGCCCACGATTCACTAGAATTGTCATGGCGGCTGTCGCGGACATTGCCATTTCAGTTCCAATATCATTTCACGGAATG TCGGATTCATGATGTCTAA